In the genome of Deinococcus psychrotolerans, one region contains:
- a CDS encoding polynucleotide kinase-phosphatase codes for MSDVSPLEIPIDLPELCLVALVGASSAGKTHFAAQHFLPSETLSSDFFRRLVSDDEAALDANADAFDSLFFVAGKRLTRGRLTVVDATSVRPDDRQRLIKLARQYDVPAVAIVLDLPLKVLQARHAERSDRALSPDVIKRQHLELRRTLNGLSKEGFRQVWALRSEEEISAAQIRRVPLNANKKDLLGPFDFIGDVHGCLSELRALLTQLGYVNGQHPQGRTAVFVGDLIDRGPDSAGVLDLVMKMVHSGQALCVIGNHDDKLMRVLDGQKATLKHGLADTVRQLEERGEAFKTQVRTFLRGLTGHLQLDGGAVVVAHAGLPEAYQGRSSGRVRSFALYGDVDGSTDEWGMPVRRDWAKGYSGGGRVIYGHTPVARPVWVNRTLNLDTGCVFGGALTALRYPELELVSVPALAQYAAPSRPFLPLAGGADAPLEWADFSGDQRLETRTFGSVNLKAAEMRGALEVFGRFGIDPADALYLPPTMSPVETSSRPDYLEHPDEAFAYYRAEGQAEVICQEKHMGSRTLLLLRQDASGAIYTRTGRPFFKDAAWERDLLERATQAATRAGLWEALKTDWLLLDAEILPWNFKAGELLRGQYAPVAAAGETALGAAVQLLEQAQRRGLPLAEVLSHTQTRAEDLHAYRQAYRAYVRQVDTPADLKVAPFHLLASKGAVHDDQTHLWHLEMLGQLVDAAPDLFISTAAQIFNLNDPASQQAATDWWLSLTAQGGEGMVVKPLHFRQDDKRLLQPALKVRGREYLRIIYGPEYTQPQHLVRLKARAVKAKRGRAVREFHLGLEGLRRFSEGAGISAVHPYVLGVLALEQGELDARL; via the coding sequence ATGTCTGATGTGTCTCCGCTTGAAATCCCGATTGACCTCCCCGAACTCTGCTTGGTGGCCTTGGTCGGTGCGTCCTCGGCAGGCAAAACCCATTTCGCGGCGCAGCACTTTTTGCCGAGCGAGACACTCTCCAGCGATTTTTTCCGGCGGCTGGTCAGCGACGATGAAGCTGCGCTGGACGCCAACGCCGACGCCTTCGACAGCTTATTTTTCGTGGCGGGCAAGCGCCTGACGCGGGGCCGCCTGACCGTCGTTGACGCCACCAGCGTGCGCCCGGATGATCGCCAGCGCCTCATCAAGCTGGCCCGCCAATACGATGTACCGGCAGTGGCCATCGTGCTGGATTTGCCATTGAAGGTGCTGCAAGCCCGCCACGCCGAGCGCTCTGACCGGGCCTTATCGCCGGACGTGATCAAGCGCCAGCATCTGGAGTTGCGGCGCACCCTCAACGGCCTGTCCAAAGAAGGTTTCCGGCAAGTCTGGGCGCTGCGCTCCGAGGAGGAGATCAGCGCCGCTCAAATCCGGCGGGTGCCGCTGAACGCCAACAAAAAAGACCTCTTGGGGCCGTTCGACTTTATCGGTGACGTTCACGGCTGCCTCAGCGAATTGCGAGCGCTGCTGACCCAGCTGGGTTATGTAAACGGCCAGCACCCACAGGGCCGCACGGCAGTCTTCGTGGGCGACTTGATTGACCGGGGGCCAGACTCGGCGGGTGTGCTGGACTTGGTGATGAAAATGGTGCATTCGGGTCAGGCGTTGTGCGTGATCGGCAACCACGACGACAAGCTGATGCGGGTGCTGGACGGCCAAAAGGCCACCCTCAAGCACGGCTTGGCCGACACCGTGCGCCAGCTTGAGGAGCGCGGCGAGGCCTTCAAAACCCAAGTTCGCACTTTTCTGCGCGGTTTGACCGGCCATCTGCAACTGGACGGCGGCGCGGTGGTGGTCGCCCACGCGGGCTTGCCCGAAGCTTATCAGGGGCGCTCATCGGGCCGTGTGCGCAGTTTTGCCCTCTACGGCGACGTGGACGGCTCCACCGATGAGTGGGGAATGCCGGTGCGCCGCGACTGGGCCAAGGGATACAGCGGCGGAGGACGGGTCATCTACGGCCACACGCCAGTCGCCCGCCCAGTCTGGGTCAACCGCACCCTCAACTTAGACACAGGCTGCGTCTTCGGCGGCGCACTGACGGCCCTTCGCTATCCAGAGTTGGAACTTGTCAGCGTGCCTGCTTTGGCCCAGTACGCCGCGCCCAGTCGCCCTTTTTTACCGCTTGCTGGAGGAGCCGATGCTCCGCTGGAGTGGGCCGATTTCAGCGGCGATCAGCGCTTGGAGACGCGCACTTTTGGCAGCGTCAACCTCAAAGCCGCCGAGATGCGCGGGGCGCTGGAAGTCTTCGGGCGTTTCGGAATTGATCCCGCCGACGCCCTGTATTTGCCGCCGACCATGAGTCCGGTGGAAACCAGTTCGCGCCCAGACTACCTCGAACACCCCGACGAAGCCTTCGCTTACTACCGCGCTGAGGGTCAAGCCGAGGTGATCTGCCAAGAAAAGCACATGGGTTCACGCACCCTGTTGCTGCTCAGGCAAGATGCCAGCGGAGCGATTTACACCCGCACTGGGCGGCCTTTCTTCAAAGACGCGGCCTGGGAGCGTGATCTGCTGGAACGGGCGACTCAGGCGGCGACGCGGGCCGGACTTTGGGAAGCGCTCAAAACCGACTGGCTGCTGCTGGACGCCGAGATTTTGCCGTGGAACTTCAAAGCGGGCGAGTTGCTGCGCGGGCAATACGCGCCAGTCGCCGCCGCTGGAGAAACGGCCCTCGGCGCTGCCGTGCAGCTTTTAGAGCAAGCCCAGCGGCGCGGCCTGCCCCTTGCCGAGGTGCTGAGCCACACCCAGACGCGGGCCGAAGACCTCCACGCGTACCGCCAAGCTTACCGGGCGTATGTGCGGCAAGTCGATACTCCGGCTGATCTCAAAGTCGCGCCGTTTCATTTGCTGGCCTCAAAGGGTGCCGTCCACGATGATCAGACGCACCTGTGGCATCTGGAGATGCTGGGTCAGTTGGTCGACGCCGCGCCGGATTTATTTATTAGCACTGCTGCGCAGATCTTCAACTTGAATGACCCGGCCAGCCAGCAAGCCGCCACCGACTGGTGGCTTTCGCTGACGGCTCAGGGCGGCGAAGGCATGGTGGTCAAGCCGCTCCACTTTCGCCAAGACGACAAGCGCCTGCTGCAACCGGCCCTCAAGGTGCGCGGGCGCGAGTACCTGCGAATCATTTACGGCCCAGAATATACTCAGCCGCAACACCTCGTGCGCCTCAAAGCGCGGGCCGTCAAAGCCAAGCGGGGCCGCGCTGTGAGGGAGTTTCATCTGGGTTTGGAAGGTCTGCGGCGCTTCAGCGAAGGAGCCGGAATTTCAGCCGTTCATCCGTATGTTTTGGGTGTGTTGGCGCTGGAACAAGGCGAGTTGGACGCTCGCCTCTAG
- a CDS encoding PQQ-dependent sugar dehydrogenase produces MTFQISSRLRPLKYGGLALALSAALASCAFVTGPNTAAPDLGLKLPNGFHTEIYARGFKKPRMMATAPNGDIFLSDNDTGKVWVLLDRNNDGKLDSKQVYAQNLNEPSGLAFHGGYLYVANTDAVVRFAYKSGDTMASGAPEKLVDLPNKGKHYSRTVVFGPDDKMYVAAGSDCNACEESDPKRAAVWIYDADGKNGRPFATGLRNAVGLAWQGGTLYATANARDLLGNNTPPESFFKVSDGKNYGWPYCYPLAANATQVWDKDFGKKDQAYCDAAQPAFATTTAHAAPLGLAFYNAAAFPAEYRGLMFVGLHGSWNRVEKSGYKVVTVNPQSGEVKDFMTGFVASPSTSVTTSGRPVDLQVTPDGSLLLSDDGNGLIYRVSYDGKS; encoded by the coding sequence ATGACCTTTCAAATCAGTTCACGGCTGCGCCCACTCAAATACGGCGGCTTAGCTCTGGCCCTCAGCGCCGCGCTGGCTTCCTGCGCCTTCGTAACCGGCCCCAACACCGCCGCGCCGGATTTGGGCCTGAAGCTGCCCAACGGCTTTCACACCGAGATTTACGCCAGAGGCTTCAAAAAGCCGCGCATGATGGCCACCGCTCCCAACGGTGATATTTTTCTGAGCGACAATGACACCGGCAAAGTCTGGGTGCTGCTTGACCGCAACAATGACGGTAAGCTCGACAGCAAGCAGGTCTATGCCCAGAACCTCAACGAGCCGAGCGGCTTGGCCTTTCACGGCGGCTATTTGTACGTGGCCAACACCGACGCGGTGGTGCGCTTTGCCTACAAGTCCGGTGACACGATGGCTTCCGGCGCACCCGAAAAGCTGGTGGACTTGCCCAATAAAGGTAAGCACTACTCGCGCACAGTGGTCTTCGGGCCAGACGATAAAATGTACGTGGCGGCTGGCAGCGACTGCAACGCCTGCGAGGAAAGCGACCCCAAACGCGCCGCCGTGTGGATCTACGACGCCGATGGCAAAAATGGCCGCCCATTTGCCACTGGCCTAAGAAACGCAGTGGGCCTGGCTTGGCAAGGCGGCACGCTTTACGCCACCGCCAATGCCCGTGACTTGCTCGGCAACAACACCCCGCCCGAGTCTTTTTTCAAAGTCAGCGACGGCAAGAATTATGGCTGGCCCTACTGCTACCCGCTGGCGGCCAACGCTACTCAAGTCTGGGACAAGGACTTCGGCAAGAAAGATCAGGCGTACTGCGACGCGGCTCAGCCCGCCTTTGCGACCACCACCGCCCACGCCGCACCGCTGGGACTGGCCTTTTACAACGCCGCAGCCTTTCCCGCCGAGTACCGAGGGCTGATGTTCGTCGGCCTGCACGGCTCTTGGAACCGGGTGGAGAAGTCCGGTTACAAAGTCGTGACCGTCAACCCCCAAAGCGGCGAGGTCAAGGACTTTATGACCGGATTTGTCGCCAGCCCGAGCACCAGCGTGACCACCTCCGGGCGGCCCGTGGACTTGCAGGTGACGCCGGACGGGTCGCTGCTGCTGAGCGACGACGGCAACGGCCTGATCTACCGGGTGTCTTACGACGGTAAGTCCTGA
- a CDS encoding heavy metal translocating P-type ATPase, which translates to MTQTLELGIEGMTCASCVGRVERGLKKVAGVEDVAVNLATERASVRFDPAQTDAQALLTKVRDVGYLPVTAELDLPITGMTCANCTGRVERALSKVSGVLSASVNLASERAHIEYLPASTAPSQLRAAVREAGYGVLETQSGAGQEDAEQAARQAATDKLRSQVIFSAVFAMPLLLISMLPMLIPALDAALMRALPMSALNWVMLALAAPVQFGPGRRFYRLGWTALRHRSPDMNTLVMIGTSAAFFYSLAVTLFPGIFPAGTAHVYFEASGVVITLILLGKYFEAIAKGRSSEAMKTLLSLQPKEARVVRGQTETLLPVDEVQVGDVLRVLPGESLPLDGEVLSGVSFVNESMMTGESLPVQKAVGASVVGGSLNGNGALSVRVTRVGADTALSQIIKLVETAQGSKPPIQGLADKVVAVFVPVVLVIAAVTFAAWFFLGGALSGNGGALGQALINMVAVLIIACPCAMGLATPVSVMVGTGKAAELGVLFKSGAALEGLQAAGVIAFDKTGTLTRGQPELTDLELMSGFERAEVLRLIASAEQDSEHPIARAIVEAAKREGLPLTAPQSSQAIPGFGLEAVVGGVRVQVGADRYMVKLGLSPDAFAAQAKRLANEGKSPLYAAVDGQVAALLAVADPVKAGSREAVAALHRAGLQVAMITGDNARTAQAIARQLGINEVRAEVLPADKAATIKALQAGGQKVVFVGDGINDAPALAQADVGVAIGTGTDVAVETADVVLMSGDVRGVPNALALSRATLRNIRLNLFWAFAYNALLIPVAAGVLIPAFGIRLSPVLAAAAMGFSSVFVLSNALRLRQFKPPVRVAEVEAQAADGRLART; encoded by the coding sequence ATGACGCAAACGCTTGAGTTGGGTATCGAGGGCATGACCTGTGCCAGTTGCGTGGGGCGAGTAGAGCGGGGGCTGAAAAAGGTCGCGGGAGTAGAAGACGTTGCCGTCAATCTCGCCACCGAGCGGGCCAGCGTGCGCTTTGATCCGGCTCAAACGGACGCCCAAGCACTGCTGACCAAAGTGCGCGACGTGGGCTACCTTCCCGTGACCGCCGAACTGGATTTGCCGATCACGGGAATGACTTGCGCCAACTGCACGGGCCGGGTGGAACGGGCGCTGAGTAAGGTGAGCGGGGTGCTGAGTGCAAGTGTCAACCTCGCCAGCGAACGCGCCCACATCGAGTATTTGCCTGCCAGTACCGCGCCCAGCCAACTCAGGGCGGCGGTGCGGGAAGCGGGGTACGGCGTACTGGAAACGCAGAGCGGCGCGGGCCAGGAAGACGCCGAGCAGGCTGCCCGCCAAGCCGCGACGGATAAACTGCGCTCGCAAGTCATTTTCAGCGCTGTATTTGCCATGCCGCTGCTGCTCATCAGTATGCTGCCGATGCTGATTCCGGCCCTCGACGCCGCCCTGATGCGGGCTTTGCCGATGAGCGCCCTCAACTGGGTGATGCTGGCACTGGCCGCACCGGTTCAATTCGGCCCCGGACGCCGCTTTTACCGCCTCGGCTGGACTGCCCTGCGCCACCGCAGCCCCGATATGAACACGCTGGTGATGATCGGCACTTCCGCCGCCTTCTTCTACAGCCTCGCAGTGACGCTGTTTCCCGGCATTTTTCCGGCAGGCACCGCTCACGTTTACTTTGAAGCGTCGGGCGTGGTGATTACCCTGATTTTGCTGGGCAAGTATTTTGAGGCTATCGCCAAGGGGCGCAGCAGCGAGGCCATGAAAACCTTGCTGTCGCTGCAACCCAAAGAAGCGCGGGTTGTGCGCGGGCAGACAGAAACTCTGCTGCCAGTTGACGAGGTGCAGGTCGGCGACGTGCTGCGGGTGCTGCCCGGCGAAAGCCTGCCGCTCGACGGTGAAGTGCTGAGCGGCGTGAGCTTTGTCAACGAAAGCATGATGACCGGCGAGAGCCTGCCGGTGCAAAAGGCCGTGGGCGCGTCGGTGGTGGGCGGCTCCCTCAACGGCAACGGAGCGCTGAGCGTCCGGGTCACTCGGGTGGGGGCCGACACGGCGCTCTCACAGATCATCAAATTGGTGGAAACCGCGCAGGGCAGCAAGCCGCCGATTCAGGGGCTGGCCGACAAGGTCGTGGCAGTGTTCGTGCCGGTGGTGCTGGTGATTGCCGCCGTGACCTTTGCCGCTTGGTTCTTTTTGGGCGGCGCACTTTCTGGAAACGGGGGAGCGCTTGGTCAGGCACTCATCAACATGGTGGCAGTGCTGATTATCGCCTGCCCCTGCGCCATGGGGCTGGCGACGCCGGTCAGCGTGATGGTGGGCACCGGCAAGGCGGCTGAACTCGGCGTGCTGTTTAAGAGCGGCGCGGCGCTGGAAGGTTTGCAAGCCGCCGGGGTCATCGCCTTTGACAAAACAGGCACCCTGACGCGGGGCCAGCCCGAACTGACCGACTTGGAACTGATGAGCGGCTTTGAACGGGCTGAAGTGCTGCGCCTGATCGCCAGCGCCGAGCAAGACAGCGAACATCCGATTGCCCGCGCCATCGTGGAAGCCGCCAAACGAGAAGGGCTGCCGCTCACCGCGCCGCAGTCATCTCAGGCCATACCTGGCTTCGGCTTGGAAGCGGTGGTGGGCGGCGTGCGGGTGCAGGTCGGCGCAGACCGCTACATGGTCAAGCTGGGGCTGAGTCCAGACGCTTTTGCGGCGCAGGCCAAGCGGCTGGCCAATGAAGGCAAAAGTCCGCTCTACGCGGCGGTCGACGGTCAGGTAGCGGCGCTGCTGGCGGTGGCCGACCCGGTCAAAGCGGGGAGCCGGGAAGCGGTGGCGGCGCTGCACCGAGCGGGCCTTCAAGTGGCGATGATTACCGGAGACAACGCCCGCACCGCTCAGGCCATCGCCCGGCAACTCGGCATCAATGAAGTCAGGGCCGAGGTCTTGCCCGCTGACAAAGCGGCCACCATCAAGGCGCTACAGGCGGGCGGCCAGAAAGTGGTGTTCGTGGGCGACGGCATCAACGACGCTCCAGCGCTGGCTCAGGCCGACGTGGGAGTGGCGATTGGCACCGGAACCGATGTGGCCGTAGAAACTGCCGACGTGGTGCTGATGTCGGGCGACGTGCGCGGCGTACCCAACGCGCTGGCCCTCTCCCGCGCCACGTTACGCAACATCCGGCTGAACTTGTTCTGGGCCTTCGCTTACAACGCGCTGCTGATTCCGGTGGCGGCAGGCGTGCTGATTCCGGCCTTCGGCATCCGGCTCAGTCCAGTGCTGGCCGCCGCCGCGATGGGTTTTTCGAGCGTGTTCGTACTGAGCAACGCGCTAAGGCTGCGGCAATTTAAGCCGCCTGTCCGGGTGGCAGAGGTGGAAGCGCAAGCGGCTGACGGACGGTTGGCCCGAACCTGA
- a CDS encoding metal-sensitive transcriptional regulator translates to MSNESSQPDTCSAAGKLCMPPDSRKRASHRLKIARGHLDAIVRMLDDPEVYCVDVLRQIKAVQGALAGAGEVVLRGHLEAHVATAHQRGDSIELVEELMEALKYR, encoded by the coding sequence ATGTCGAACGAGTCTTCTCAGCCGGATACTTGCAGCGCGGCGGGCAAACTGTGTATGCCGCCGGATTCACGTAAACGCGCTTCTCACCGCCTCAAAATTGCCCGTGGCCACCTCGACGCCATCGTGCGGATGCTCGATGACCCAGAGGTGTACTGCGTGGACGTGCTCCGACAGATTAAAGCGGTGCAGGGGGCGCTGGCGGGGGCAGGCGAGGTGGTGTTGCGTGGTCATCTGGAAGCGCACGTGGCCACCGCCCATCAGCGCGGCGACAGCATTGAGCTGGTCGAAGAATTGATGGAAGCCCTGAAATACCGCTGA
- a CDS encoding carbohydrate ABC transporter permease, which produces MTVTQNSEISTTSLPKPPKRRDYKTVLAYLFLTVGAIVTLFPFAWMILTSLKSFQELFNLGFWPESPTLANYSQVITQTKFLTWFGNSLLIAGVTTLSVLFFDSLVGYTLAKFEFPGKNIVFILMLSTLMIPTEMLIIPWFVGVTDIHLLNSTPGAYFSIIFPGLISAFGVFLMRQFFESLPNDLIEAARIDGMSEFGIFWRIALPLVRPALASLAIFTFLGNWNAFLWPLIVIQKPEFRTLPVGTALFNGEAGTQWGLIMAASSLAVIPVLLVFAFFQKQIIEGIVLTGLKG; this is translated from the coding sequence ATGACCGTTACCCAAAACAGCGAAATCAGCACGACAAGCTTGCCAAAACCGCCAAAACGCCGTGACTACAAAACAGTATTGGCTTACTTATTCCTGACGGTGGGTGCAATCGTCACTCTCTTTCCATTCGCTTGGATGATACTGACCAGCTTAAAAAGTTTTCAGGAACTCTTTAACTTGGGCTTTTGGCCCGAATCGCCCACGCTCGCCAACTACTCGCAGGTCATCACCCAGACCAAATTCCTGACCTGGTTCGGCAACAGCTTATTAATTGCGGGCGTCACTACGCTCAGCGTATTGTTTTTTGATTCGTTGGTGGGTTATACACTCGCCAAGTTCGAATTTCCAGGCAAGAATATAGTCTTTATTCTGATGCTCTCCACCCTGATGATTCCTACCGAAATGCTCATTATTCCGTGGTTCGTGGGCGTCACCGATATCCATTTGCTCAACTCCACGCCGGGTGCCTATTTCTCGATCATATTTCCGGGCCTCATCAGTGCTTTCGGGGTCTTTTTGATGCGGCAGTTCTTTGAATCACTGCCCAATGATTTGATAGAAGCGGCCCGCATTGATGGTATGAGTGAATTCGGCATTTTCTGGCGAATCGCCTTGCCGCTGGTGCGCCCCGCCCTGGCCAGCCTCGCCATCTTCACCTTTTTGGGCAACTGGAATGCCTTCTTGTGGCCGCTGATCGTCATTCAAAAGCCGGAGTTTAGAACGCTACCCGTCGGCACCGCCCTTTTTAACGGCGAAGCGGGCACGCAATGGGGACTCATCATGGCGGCTTCCAGCTTGGCGGTCATTCCAGTTTTGTTGGTATTCGCTTTCTTCCAAAAACAGATTATTGAAGGGATTGTACTGACGGGACTCAAGGGCTAA
- a CDS encoding carbohydrate ABC transporter permease, with translation MAIPLIFFLVVRFLPTFVALRLSLYDWNILKEVQPYVGGKNYSRLIQDGIFGKALVNTALYTIIGVPAQIVIGLIVALLLGKIRALQGVFRALYFAPYVTPIVAAAWVWQWLFSPQFGPVNTFLIWLHIPPQSFLTSPSQALATTAALVVWQNLGFQVVLFLAGLAAIPSTFYEAAEIDGASGSQSFWKITLPLLNPTIVFSVVTGTISYLQLFTQVVNLNFTDQGGPLGSTMTVALYIYQMAFGRFQTGYASAITVVLFAIILVITLLQLRFLTKRVNY, from the coding sequence TTGGCTATTCCGCTGATCTTCTTTTTGGTCGTGCGCTTTTTACCGACTTTTGTGGCGTTGCGGCTCAGCCTCTACGACTGGAACATTCTCAAAGAAGTGCAGCCTTACGTGGGCGGCAAAAATTACAGCCGCCTGATTCAAGACGGTATTTTTGGCAAAGCGCTCGTCAACACGGCGCTGTATACCATCATCGGTGTTCCAGCACAGATTGTCATTGGGCTGATTGTCGCGCTGCTGCTCGGCAAGATTCGGGCGCTGCAGGGCGTTTTTCGGGCGCTGTATTTCGCGCCTTACGTCACGCCCATCGTGGCGGCGGCGTGGGTCTGGCAGTGGCTGTTTAGCCCGCAGTTCGGCCCGGTCAACACCTTCCTGATTTGGCTGCACATTCCGCCGCAGTCCTTTCTGACTTCCCCCAGTCAGGCGCTGGCCACTACGGCGGCGCTGGTGGTCTGGCAAAATCTGGGATTTCAAGTGGTGCTGTTTTTGGCTGGACTCGCCGCCATTCCGAGCACTTTTTACGAAGCGGCTGAAATTGACGGCGCGTCTGGCAGTCAATCGTTTTGGAAGATCACCCTACCACTGCTCAATCCCACAATTGTCTTCAGCGTGGTCACCGGAACCATTTCGTATCTGCAATTGTTTACTCAAGTCGTCAATCTCAACTTCACCGATCAAGGTGGGCCACTCGGCAGCACCATGACAGTGGCGCTTTACATCTATCAGATGGCTTTCGGGCGCTTTCAAACAGGTTACGCTTCAGCTATCACGGTGGTTCTGTTTGCGATTATTCTGGTCATCACCTTATTGCAGCTGCGTTTTCTGACCAAGCGAGTGAACTACTAA
- a CDS encoding extracellular solute-binding protein yields MNKLLLSLALGGLSAASFSHAAPVTITYWQYDYASKVTAINELIKKFEAANPDITVKQENFPYDAYSQKVASSVPAGQGPDVVNLYYGWLPQYVDAGYLQPLPTKEFPTVLTDSNYAPMVKTAKMNGKYYALPTAVRTLAIFYNKDLFKAAGIKAPPKTWEELIADAGKIVQGTPPRYTTLGFGIQPDGQDYHVLREVLVRQFGGQPYSKDGKTVTYNSDAGTKAMTFYTDLMTKYKLGVPNFFPGNNSYRDAFIAGKVGMIIDGSFAINTIKSGAKFDWGVAPLPVLTANSKEKDNFGSYWVNGITKNAKGDKLAASIKFLKFLTSADTQRYWLQNVGEIPASRKLAADPALRKDPVFGPFVSSLPYASSTIFVDEAGQRKAWVDAINTVLLQGNAPANAVKAAAANEQKILDDYYKK; encoded by the coding sequence ATGAATAAACTTCTACTCAGCTTGGCCCTCGGCGGCCTCTCAGCGGCCAGCTTCAGCCACGCCGCGCCCGTGACCATCACTTACTGGCAGTACGACTACGCCAGCAAAGTCACCGCCATCAACGAACTGATTAAAAAGTTCGAGGCTGCCAACCCCGATATCACGGTTAAGCAGGAGAACTTTCCCTACGACGCTTACAGCCAAAAAGTCGCCTCCAGCGTGCCCGCAGGACAAGGGCCGGACGTGGTGAACTTGTATTACGGCTGGCTGCCGCAGTATGTGGACGCCGGATATTTGCAGCCGCTGCCCACCAAAGAATTCCCCACTGTTTTGACCGATTCGAACTATGCGCCGATGGTCAAGACCGCCAAGATGAACGGCAAGTACTACGCGCTGCCCACCGCCGTGCGCACCCTGGCTATCTTTTACAACAAAGACCTCTTCAAAGCCGCCGGCATCAAAGCGCCGCCCAAAACCTGGGAAGAACTGATTGCTGACGCTGGGAAAATCGTGCAGGGCACCCCGCCCCGTTACACCACGCTGGGCTTCGGCATTCAGCCGGACGGCCAGGATTACCACGTGCTGCGCGAAGTGCTGGTGCGGCAGTTCGGAGGCCAGCCTTACAGCAAGGACGGCAAGACGGTCACCTACAACTCGGACGCAGGCACCAAGGCCATGACTTTTTACACCGACCTGATGACCAAGTACAAGCTGGGCGTGCCGAACTTCTTCCCCGGCAACAACAGTTACCGTGACGCCTTCATCGCTGGCAAGGTCGGCATGATCATTGACGGCTCGTTCGCCATCAACACCATCAAAAGCGGTGCCAAGTTCGACTGGGGCGTGGCTCCCTTGCCAGTGCTGACCGCCAATTCCAAGGAAAAGGACAACTTCGGCTCCTACTGGGTCAACGGCATCACCAAAAACGCCAAGGGCGATAAGCTGGCGGCTTCGATCAAGTTCCTGAAATTCTTGACCAGCGCCGATACTCAGCGCTACTGGCTGCAAAACGTCGGCGAAATTCCCGCCAGCCGCAAGCTCGCCGCCGATCCTGCCCTGCGCAAAGACCCGGTGTTCGGGCCGTTCGTCAGCAGCTTGCCGTACGCTTCTTCCACCATCTTCGTAGATGAAGCTGGACAGCGCAAAGCCTGGGTAGACGCCATCAATACCGTGCTGCTGCAAGGCAACGCGCCTGCCAACGCCGTGAAGGCCGCCGCTGCCAACGAGCAGAAGATTCTGGACGATTACTACAAGAAATAA